The sequence below is a genomic window from Chondrinema litorale.
CTGAGGATTTAGTTTTAGATATACTTCTGCTGTTTCATTTTCATCTTCGTAATAAAAAGATAAATGAGGTTCTTCCCTAATAAGTACCATGTCATTTTTAAGACTAAAAATGCCGCTGTTGGTTCTTATTTCTACATCAGTAAATACATCTGTACTTTGAGAAAATAATTTATCTGTTATCAACAACAAAAAGATAACAGGAATAATGAGTTTCAGTAATTTATACATTCAGTAAAGAATAGCTTAGTCTCAGTTTAAATAGTTAAATACCGCTAAATATAAAATGTATATACTCCAATTTGGTTTGCGAAAATAACTAAATGAAACTCTAAATACAGATTAGCATTAAAAAAAGCTACTCATATTATTACTATCTGAATAATTATAGATTAATTTATTTAGTTGTTATACTTATAATTTTGAATACAATTATATTTACTTACTAACATAAACTTTTTGGTAAACACATTACCATTATTCTTAACCAATGTAAATATGAAAGAATTACTAGAGAAGTTTGAACACACTCCTCCTGAGATTGTATTTGAATGGCACGATAGACTAACAGAAGCAAAAGGTTGGGTAGTTATAAACTCATTAAGAGGAGGAGCAGCTGGTGGAGGTACAAGAATGCGAAAAGGCTTAGACAAAAGAGAAGTAGAATCTCTAGCTAAAACAATGGAAGTTAAGTTTACAGTATCAGGCCCGGCAATAGGTGGAGCCAAGTCTGGTATTGACTTCGACCCTGCTGATCCCAGAAAAAAAGGGGTATTAGAAAGATGGTATAAAGCAGTAATCCCTCTGTTAAAAAACTACTACGGAACAGGAGGCGATATGAATGTGGATGAAATAGAAGATGTAATCCCAATTACAGAAGACTATGGGCTTTGGCATCCACAAGAAGGTATAGTACATGGGCACTTTAATGCTACTTTGCCCAAACAAATCCACATGATCGGGAGATTAAGGCAAGGTGTATCTAAAATTCTGGAAGATCAGGAATATATACCCGATACTGGCAAGAAATATACAGTTGCTGATATGATTACGGGTTTTGGTGTTGCTGAATCTGTAAGACATTACTATCAACTTTGGAATGGAGAAACTAAAGGAAAAAGGGCAATTATACAGGGTTGGGGAAATGTAGGTGCTGCTGCTGCATTGTACTTAGCAAAGCATGGTGTAAAAATAGTTGGTATAATTGACAAAGATGGCGGGCTTATCGATGAGGAAGGAATGGGCTTACACAGTATTAAAAAACTTTTTCACGATAGAAAAGGCAATACACTAGTTGCTGATAACAAACTCTCTTTTGAAGAGCTCAACAATAAAATATGGAATGTACCTGCCGAAATTTTTATACCCGCAGCAGCTTCTCGATTGGTAAGCAAAGAGCAAGTTTCTAAATTAATAGCTAATAAGCTTGAAGTAGTTGCTTGTGGAGCCAATGTACCATTTAAAGATCAGGAAATTTTTCACGGACCAATTGCTACATTGGTAGATAATAACATCTCATTGATTCCTGATTTTATAGCCAATTGTGGTATGGCCAGAGTCTTTGCTTACCTTATGGAAGTAGATGACGAAATCAATTTAACAGATGATGCCATATTCCATGATGTTTCTACAACTATTTTAAACGCTTTGGAAAAAACTTATAAATTAGGGAAAGAAAAAAATGGCATTTATAAAAATTCTTTAACTGTGGCGCTTGAGTCCCTGACGTGATCTAGAGCATTATTTAAATCAAAAAAATCTCATTCTGGCAAATTATCTTAATTTAAGAATTGCTAAAAATAACTTGAACGCTTATTTTTCAAAGGGTTAACAATTCTTACATAAAAAATTAGAATATTCCAAAAAAAACTGTAAATCATCCATTAATCTTTGAATTACTTGAACAATTTTCTATTTTTCAGGCAAAAAGAAATTTCTACAACATGAAGCAACTACTGGCAATATTTTTAATAACTATCAGCCTATCCCTGTTTACAGATAATTTACTTTTCGCCAATAGTTCAACTGATATTTTAACTCTAAATGAAGTAGTTTCTGAAGGAGGAGGACACGAAGCGGAGCATCATCTACCTTCTGCATGGTCGGTAATACCTTTCGTAATACTATTAGTCATGATTGCTACTGGCCCATTATTTTACGAACATTTCTGGCATAAAAACTATCCGAAAGTAGCAGTTTTACTTGCTTGTATAGTTATAGGTTACTACATCTTCGTATTGCACAATACACATGGTCCTATTCATGCTTTTTTTGAATATGTCCAGTTTATAGCTTTACTCTCCTCTCTATACATTGCATCGGGAGGTATATTGATTGAAATCGACAAGAAGGGCAAGCCTATTATAAATGTAATCTTGCTTTTTATTGGAGCAATAATCTCTAATATTATTGGAACAACCGGAGCTTCTATGCTTTTAATAAGACCTTTTATTAGGTTAAACAAAAGCAGAATTAAGCCTTATCATATCATATTCTTTATTTTTACAGTAAGTAATATTGGTGGTAGTCTTACACCAATTGGAGACCCTCCGCTTTTCCTTGGGTTTTTAAAAGGAGTTCCTTTTAGCTGGACGCTTACTCACAACTTTTTCCCATGGTTATTTACGGTTATTTTATTTTGTGCAATCTTTTACTTTTTTGATAGAAGAAACAAAGAAATTAACCCTCTATTTGCAGATGAACCTGAAAATTATACTTCTAAGATAAAAGTTACTGGTGCTAAAAACTTTCTATGGCTGGGTGTAGTAATCGCCGCCGTTTTCTTAGATCCTAATGTAAAAGGCTTTGAGTGGGTTCCAAGTATTCCGTATGATGGGCAAAACTTCTCTTTTGTAAGAGAGCTAATTATGTTTTCAGTAGCTTTTATGTCTTTTAAATTTGCTAGCCAAGAAGCTATTAAAGGGAATGAATTTAACTTTGAGCCAATTAGAGAGGTGGCATTTATTTTTGTAGGAATCTTCGGAACCATGATGCCAGCCTTGGAATTAGTAGCCAGTTTTGCATCATCTGACGCAGGACGAGAATTAATCTCACATAATACATTATATTGGGGTACCGGTTTCTTATCTGGATTTTTAGATAATGCTCCAACCTACCTAAACTTCTTAACAGCAGCTATTGCAGCACAAGGAGGTTCAATAAATGAAAAAATGGATGTAGTTAACTTTGCTTATGGAATGGGCGATTTTACTAATTCTGTTGTTCAGTTAACAGCTATATCTGTAGGGGCTGTATTCTTTGGTGCCATGACCTACATTGGCAATGGACCTAACTTTATGGTAAAATCTATAGCAGAACAAATAGGTATTCAAATGCCTTCTTTCTTTGGCTATATTATAAGATTTTCGCTTCCTATATTATTACCTACACTGGTAATTGTATGGTTAATTTTCTTCGCTTTTCTTTAAGTCGTAATTATTTGTATTGGAATTAGTATTCTTAGAAGAGTAAAACAGCCTGTAAATTTAGTTTGTAGAGCATATTATTATACTATCTCAATTTAATAATTGAGAGCAAGAATGGATTTGCCTAAAATAAGAGCCCTAGCTCTTTTATTGATTAAGTAACGATTTAGTTATTTCTTCCCATTCTTCGTCTAAAGTAAGGCAGCAAACTGGTTGCTGAGCTCTTCTATACCAATATGAAGCATTGAACTGATCCCCTTCTTTTCTATGCAAATAGGCATGCACCCAATTGCCAGCAAGATCTTCTTTCTCTTGTGCTAAATCATGAGCTTTATCCCAATCTCCTTTGGCATCATACCAAAGTGCTTGTAGAGCAGCACTCAAACTAAAAGGTGGATAAGTTTCCTGTAATGAAGTTTTAAATATGTCAAGTTTTTCCATAAGCCTGTTTTTAAATTAATAAAAATTCATCTAGGCAGATTGTTTTAGATAACTGTATTTTTTTGAAAAAAATATTACAAATAGCAAACCCTTAAAATTTAGCTAATTTTATTAACATTTTTACATACTGAATATCAATTAGTTACAATGAAATCAAGGTTAATTATTTAAATTTTAAACAATAAAACTTGATTATGTCATTTTTATAAACAATATTTGAATATATAAAACGCAAAGTTAAAAAAATGAACACTTTATATATTCCTTACACAAAAGTTGAAAACATTTTCTGGAATTTGAAATATAACATTCCAAAATCTGCAATCATGTTTGTGCTTATGAAACAACAGGAATATTACGAAAAAGCAGAAGAAAACGAAATAAATGAAACTGCATTTCTAAGTGCTTTTCAATACATTTTTAAAGAGGTAGCACAATCATCTTTTCAGATAAGTAGCGAAAATATAAAGTGCATTCTAGAAACAGAAGAAAATATAATACTGCAACAGCAGTACTCGAGAAGCTTCCAGTGCTTACAGGCTTATTACTAGTATACTGAGTCGCTTTTTAATAAAAATATTCTCATGCTGAGAGAACCTAAACAGTCGATGTAGCCCTACTGATTGTTATATTGTGGCACAGTTTTATAAACTGTGCTACTTTTTTTTACAATAAAAACGATAAAAAGAATTTCTTTTTTTGTATAATGTTGATTTTCACTATCTTTGCAATCCTAAAAAAAGAAAAGTCTTAAAATTTATATATAGTCATGAAAAAAGGAATTCACCCAGAATACAGAGAAGTAGTATTCCAAGATCTAAGTAGCGACTTTAAATTTCTTACTCGCTCTTCTATAGAGACTTCTGAGAACATCGAATGGGAAGATGGAAATACTTATCCACTTGTTAAAGTTGAGATTAGCTCAGCTTCTCACCCATTCTACACTGGTAAAAATACATTTGTGAGCCGTGCAGGTAGAGTTGAGAAATTTAACCAGCGTTACAAGAAGAAATAATTACGATTCGCTAAGAAACGACAAAGCCGCTTTAAAGCGGCTTTTTTTATTCTATTAGTCCGTAGTCTTGTGCTATATTTATTAATTCGACCACATTTTTAACCTGCATTTTTTTCATAATGTTAAATCTGTGGACTTGAACAGTTCTTATACTACTTTCAAGTTTGTTGCTAATATCTCTGCTACTCATACCCTGAGCAATTAATTGCAAAATCTCTTTTTCCTTTTTAGTTAGCTCAAAAAGCCCTTTTCTATTGGTTTTAGACTCTTGAACAGATTTGATATAATTAATTGCTAAAATATCTGAAACAGCACTTGTAAAGTACTTTTCGCCACTGTTTACTTTCTTTATTGCAGTAATAAACTCTTCTTCGTTAGCATCCTTTAAAACATACCCTGTGGCACCATATTCTATTGCCTGAAGCACATATTCTTCTGCATCATTCATGGTAAGCATAAGTGCTTTTGTTTTAGGAGAATATTTTTTCAGGTATTTAACGGCTTCAATACCGTTCATCTTTGGCATTCTAATATCGAGAATTAGCACATCTGGTTTTAACATTTTAGTTTTTTCAAGTGCTTCTTCTCCATCTGCGGCTTCTCCTATTACCTCTATTCCATCTTCGTTTTCGAGTAAAGACTTAATCCCATTACGAACAAGTAAATGATCATCGGCAAGAATTACCTTAATAGCATCCATAATAAATCATACGCTTAACATATTTTTAAAAGGCAGAGTTATTCGTACAGCTGTTCCTTTGCCAGGCTTTGAAGTCATATTAAAATTGCCTCCAAAAAAGCTTATACGTTCTTTCATATTTAGAATTCCGGAAGTTCCTGCGTATTTTCTACCACCTCTTAAAAACTTTTTTTCTTCAAAGCCTTCCCCATCGTCTTCTACTATTACTTCAAGCAGGTCTTCACTATGTTCAATAGAAACCGAGATATATTTAGGGTTTGCATGCTTTACAGCATTATTAATTGCCTCCTGACTTATTCTGTATAGATTTACTTCCAGATTTCGATCTATTCTGCCAGTAAAGTCAGTTTTATTATGGAATTCTACATTAACTCCTGTATGTCTTTTTACCTCTAAAGCCAATGTTTTTAATGCAGAAGCTATTCCATAATCTTCTAGGTTTCCGGGTGCTAAATTAAAAGATAATCGCCTAGTTTCCCGTATAATATCAGGAATTTGTTCTTTTACTATATCAAGTTTCGTCTGTGCTTTGTCGAGATATAGAAGATTGATGGATTGAATATTGAATTTTAGTGCGGTTAATAATTGTCCTAAGCCATCGTGGATATCTCTAGAAACTCTTTTTCGCTCTTTTTCTAAAGCATCTATAATTCTGATAGAGTTTTCTCTTTGTTCAGCGGCTTTTCGCAAATATTTTTCTCTATTAAGCTGATAAACTTTTTGCTCAGCCCATTTTCTGTTTGTAATATCACTGCATATAATTAATAAATCGTGTAATTCATTAACCTCATTAAATACAGGAACAATTCTAGCATCGAGCCAAAGTGTAGAGTTATTATAGGTTCTCACTTTTAACTCACTCCGCCAAACACTTCTTTCTGCGTTATTTGCTGCCAGTTCGTTTATCCAATCTTTTAGATTAATAAGGTTAAAGAGATTATATGTAAATTTTTTACTGGGATCAAATTGCAGGCTGTCTAGAAAATTTTCACTTATATAATATATCTCCCCATTTTTAAAAGCTCGGGCAAAAAGTGTTGCTTCTTCTAAAGCGAAATGAATATTTCTTAAATCTTTATTAGACTCTTCTAAAGACTTTTGTAAACGCTCAGATTTTTGTACAGTTCGCTTCAACAACCATTCTGAATGCAGCAGTGTACGCAAATGCCCCCTTACATATAAAGCTACTGGTCTAAATATAAAAAACACTTCTAGCACCAGTATAATTAAAGATATTATTGCCAGAATTGATTGTATATTTTTTGCCCTTTCTACCTTCCTTTTTGCCAGAATTTCATAAAGCTTTACTATTTCATCCATGTCGTTTAGAAATGACTTTTCTAGCTCCATTACTTTTTTAATGGCTGGGGTAATCTCGGCTACGGGAATATCCATATCTTCTTCCAGCTTAACAATTACCTCTAGTGCACTAGCCGAAATTGCTAACTGAATTACAGTTAACCTCTCAAATTTTTCATCAAGACTTACAGTGTTATTTTGAGGCAGATGAAGGGCTGAGTCTCCATACATTAAGGCATAATGCGTTTTTGTCCAAATCTCTAATGAGTTTTTAAGATCAGTTAAAGCATCTCTTCTATCTGAGCCTTTTTCTGAAAGACTAATGATTAATAAATCTTTTGCTATTTGTTGTGAATAAGCTCTTTGTCTGCCCGCAAGATTTACTACCCTTGAATCGTATAACTGTCTGTTTAATTGAAACTGCAGATAACGTTCACTCACTATAACAACCAAAGCGATAGCCGCAACAGCAAGACTATAAAGTAAAAGTAATCTTTTAAAAGCCTGCTTGTCAATACGTTGCTTCTTCTGCTGATCATTAACAGGTTTTAATTGCATATTTTTTCACTCAAAAAAAGAGGTAGCTAACCTCTTAGTAAAACTGCCAAAGTTAGCTGGCAGGTTAGAAATTTGTTTTAAGTCAAATATTCAAATTACAAAAAATAGCTGAATCTTAATAGCTATTTCTGTAAAATAAATAAAAATACCATTTTTCTTGTACCCATCATTTTTGAGCTCATTTTACTTTTTCAGAAAAAAAAGCTCTTTGAAGCCAAAGAACTTTTTTACAAACCCCAAATGATAAATAGAGTAGGATAGAAAATCTAACCTTAATTTATATTCTTACCAGTCAGAACTAATTGGAGCGCTTTTCTTTTCTGTGGTATCTGCCACCAGAAGAGATTTACTCATAAAATCTTCTAACATAGTTATGTTTCTTTGTAATGCTTCTTCTAATTGTAAGCAATCACTTTCTTTAAGCAATTCCTCTTTAAGTGTAATCATGTTTAAGGCAACAGATTTACCCGAAGCCGGAACATATTTTCCATACCTGTTTAATTCGTATGGATGAAACACAAAATTATTAATATAATAGCGATATTTATTATCTTTTAATTCTACAACAAGCTTATAGCTAACAGCGCCTTTAGCATGTTTTAATAACCTACCCGGATAGATCACATACTCTTGTTTGCTCTCAAATACCTTCTCCTCTTCGTTAAAAGTTAAATAGCTATATTTTTTTGAAATCAGTTTTTCTAATTTTTTGTCTTTAATGTCGTACCAGGCTTTAAAAAACTCTTTCGCCTTTTTGGTAAGTTCTTCTGTGTTATTATCAGGTGTTTCTACTACTTCATAATAAAGTATATTTCCGGTATCGTCAAAAGGAAAAATATTTTCCTGACCAATAGAAGTAGTATTAAAGTATAATAAGTTGCTTAATAAGAAAAGGAATCGAAACATGACACTTACAATCGTTGCAAAGATTTAAAATCTTTGATGGTTAATAATGAGTATAAGATAATGTGTAAAAAGGCTCCCTTATAGAGAGCCTTTCAATTTTATATAAAACACTAAGATCAGAATCCGAATACAGCAGCTACTAGAAACTGAACAGCAGTTTTTGTAGGAGCATCGTCTGCATCTAAGAATACTTCTTGATCTGCAGAATCAAAACGAAGCTCTGGGATTAATTTAAGAGGACCAGAACCAATGTTACCAGAAATAGTGAAAGCAGTTACTTTAGCTTTACCTTCAGAAAGTATTCCAAGGTTGTCGTCTGTGAAAGTCTCACCTCTTAAACCTAAAGAGAAAGCATCTGTAAATGCATATTGAGCATATAAAGCTGCACCAGTGAAAGATCCACCATCTATATCACCACCTTCTGATTCGAAATCTGGTGCAGAATAAGTTGCCGCATTTAAGCCTAACATAAATGCATCTGTAATTTGGTAAGTAGTAGTAATGTCGAACTCAGTACCTGACTCAGGACCAGTGATCATGTTAATGTAAGCATCCCAACCATCTACTGGAGATAAATATAACTGAGCACCGAAGTCAGCCACATCGTTTTCGTCAGAGTAAACATTCCAGTCGTTAAATAAACCAACCATTAATGCTACTTTGTCAGAAAATGCATAGTCAAATTTTAAACCTGCATTTTGGAAAGGACCATTTGTGAATAGATAAGAAGTAGAGTAGTTGAAGTTTCCAACTGGTGAGATTACTTCGTAACCTACGAATGTACCCATATAACCACCAGTTACACTTAATTTATCTGTAAGTGCATAAGAAACATATAGGTTTTGGATGTTAAATGATGGGTCGAATGCACCTGAGTTACCACCTGGTAAAGAACCAGCAGAACGCGGACCAAATGATAAATCTGCTACGAATGAAGCTTTACCTGTTTCTCCTGAAAAAATAAGATTTGCCATACCAATAGAAAATGAGTTTTGGTCTTCGCCAAAGCTTGTTCCTATATTTTCGTGGTCAGAAAAATCATATTTATAGTAAGTATCAACAGAACCTGAAATTGTAACAGGAGCAGGCTCATCCTGTGCATAACTTAATTGAAATAATACAATACCAACAGTCAGTAAAAATAACCTTTTCATAGATTTTATTCCTTTTATTAATTGATTAAATATTGGCTAGTTAGTTTGATTTGGACATTCCCGGATATGAAAAACACATCGCATAGGTTTATATCCTCCTGTGTGAAATCATAAAAAGCGTTATCGAAATTTTGATTAAATTAAATGATATTATTTCTAAGGGGTATTACTTATCAAACTCAAATCTTTCCTGCGTTAAACACCATCTTCTATTATAATTTGTGGTTAATTGATTTATAGGATGTTTGAAAATAAAGTCAAAAAATACCACTAACAGATTTATTCTGCTTTCTTTAATATCACTAAGTCGTGTGTAGTATATAATTTTCAGTAAATAGCTTACAAAATTCACACACCTGCAAAAAGACTTAATTTAATAGTTAAAACATTAAACATAACAGAGTTACTATCCATAATAACCCTTAAAAAATACTAGTTCCTTTTCTGTTTTAACAGCAAATCTGCATTTACCAGATGTGTGTATTTTAATGCCACTTAATAAGGTTTGAAGTACCTGATGCACGTTGTGTACTTTATTATCTGTGTAGCATATTAAGGAACAAGAGATAAATTTTATCTCCCGTTCCAGTGATTACCACACAGGTATCAGATCATTCGTCGAATATAATAGTATATCCTCTTATGCCGTGTTCGTGGCTATCAAGACCAGCTTTTTCGTGCTCAGGAGATACCCTTAAGCCCATAATCTTGTCTATCACGAAGAATATCAAGAATGCAGATCCGAAAGCAGCAACTCCACAGATAAGCACTGAGATTAATTGAGTTAAGAATTGATCGAAGCTAGCCATTGCACCAAACATACCTACAGCTAATGTACCGAAGATACCGCAAGTTAAGTGTACAGAAACAGCTCCAACGCAATCGTCAAGTTTTAATTTATCTAAAGTTACAGCTGATAACACTACCAAGCCACCACTTATAAGACCAATAATTATTGCATCGATAAAGCCCATTTGGTCTGCACCAGCAGTAATACCTACTAAACCAGCAAGAATACCATTTAAAGCCATACCAAGGTCTAATCTTTTGAATGCGATTACACCAGCAATTGTACCACCAACTGCACCAGCAGCAGCAGCTAAAGAGGTTGTTACAAGAACAAGAGAAACAGCAGCAGGATCAGCAGAAAGTACAGAACCACCGTTAAATCCGAACCAGCCTAACCATAATAAGAAAACACCAATTACAGCTAAAGGCACACTAGAACCAGGGAAATCGTTAGTTTTACCATCCACATATTTTCCAATACGAGGACCTAATACGATGATACCAGCAAGTGCTCCCCAGCCACCAACAGAGTGTACTAAAGTAGAACCTGCAAAGTCATAGAATCCCATTTCGTCTAGGGCTCCACCACCCCATTTCCAACTTCCTACGATTGGATAAACCAAACCAACAAAGAATACTGTAAAGATAAAATATCCAGAAATTTTAATTCTTTCTGCTACAGCACCAGAAACAATAGTTGCCGCAGTTGCTGCAAACATACCTTGGAACAAGAAATCTGTCCAGTAAGTATAACCTGTATTATAAGAAAGATCTAAGCTGCCATCTACAATTGGAGCAGGAAGACCAAAACCAGCAAAACCTAACCATCCTGGAGCTTCAAAACCAGGGTACATTAAGTTAAAGCCAAAAAAAGCATAGGTAATAAGCCCTATTGCTGGCGTAAGCGTATTTTTAAATAATATGTTAACGGTATTTTTTGCTTGAGTAAAGCCTGCTTCAACACCTGCGAATCCCAAGTGCATAATAAATACCAAAGCAGTAGAAATCATCATCCAGATGTTATTGGCTGTAAGAGAAAGTGCAGATAGTTGATTAGCCATATCAACAGCACTAGCATCAGCAGTATCAGAGACATCGGCCACCGTTTTTGTGGCTTCAGCCAACATAAGTGTATCG
It includes:
- a CDS encoding Glu/Leu/Phe/Val dehydrogenase dimerization domain-containing protein, whose product is MKELLEKFEHTPPEIVFEWHDRLTEAKGWVVINSLRGGAAGGGTRMRKGLDKREVESLAKTMEVKFTVSGPAIGGAKSGIDFDPADPRKKGVLERWYKAVIPLLKNYYGTGGDMNVDEIEDVIPITEDYGLWHPQEGIVHGHFNATLPKQIHMIGRLRQGVSKILEDQEYIPDTGKKYTVADMITGFGVAESVRHYYQLWNGETKGKRAIIQGWGNVGAAAALYLAKHGVKIVGIIDKDGGLIDEEGMGLHSIKKLFHDRKGNTLVADNKLSFEELNNKIWNVPAEIFIPAAASRLVSKEQVSKLIANKLEVVACGANVPFKDQEIFHGPIATLVDNNISLIPDFIANCGMARVFAYLMEVDDEINLTDDAIFHDVSTTILNALEKTYKLGKEKNGIYKNSLTVALESLT
- a CDS encoding sodium:proton antiporter — translated: MKQLLAIFLITISLSLFTDNLLFANSSTDILTLNEVVSEGGGHEAEHHLPSAWSVIPFVILLVMIATGPLFYEHFWHKNYPKVAVLLACIVIGYYIFVLHNTHGPIHAFFEYVQFIALLSSLYIASGGILIEIDKKGKPIINVILLFIGAIISNIIGTTGASMLLIRPFIRLNKSRIKPYHIIFFIFTVSNIGGSLTPIGDPPLFLGFLKGVPFSWTLTHNFFPWLFTVILFCAIFYFFDRRNKEINPLFADEPENYTSKIKVTGAKNFLWLGVVIAAVFLDPNVKGFEWVPSIPYDGQNFSFVRELIMFSVAFMSFKFASQEAIKGNEFNFEPIREVAFIFVGIFGTMMPALELVASFASSDAGRELISHNTLYWGTGFLSGFLDNAPTYLNFLTAAIAAQGGSINEKMDVVNFAYGMGDFTNSVVQLTAISVGAVFFGAMTYIGNGPNFMVKSIAEQIGIQMPSFFGYIIRFSLPILLPTLVIVWLIFFAFL
- a CDS encoding type B 50S ribosomal protein L31 — protein: MKKGIHPEYREVVFQDLSSDFKFLTRSSIETSENIEWEDGNTYPLVKVEISSASHPFYTGKNTFVSRAGRVEKFNQRYKKK
- a CDS encoding response regulator transcription factor, translated to MDAIKVILADDHLLVRNGIKSLLENEDGIEVIGEAADGEEALEKTKMLKPDVLILDIRMPKMNGIEAVKYLKKYSPKTKALMLTMNDAEEYVLQAIEYGATGYVLKDANEEEFITAIKKVNSGEKYFTSAVSDILAINYIKSVQESKTNRKGLFELTKKEKEILQLIAQGMSSRDISNKLESSIRTVQVHRFNIMKKMQVKNVVELINIAQDYGLIE
- a CDS encoding ATP-binding protein, giving the protein MQLKPVNDQQKKQRIDKQAFKRLLLLYSLAVAAIALVVIVSERYLQFQLNRQLYDSRVVNLAGRQRAYSQQIAKDLLIISLSEKGSDRRDALTDLKNSLEIWTKTHYALMYGDSALHLPQNNTVSLDEKFERLTVIQLAISASALEVIVKLEEDMDIPVAEITPAIKKVMELEKSFLNDMDEIVKLYEILAKRKVERAKNIQSILAIISLIILVLEVFFIFRPVALYVRGHLRTLLHSEWLLKRTVQKSERLQKSLEESNKDLRNIHFALEEATLFARAFKNGEIYYISENFLDSLQFDPSKKFTYNLFNLINLKDWINELAANNAERSVWRSELKVRTYNNSTLWLDARIVPVFNEVNELHDLLIICSDITNRKWAEQKVYQLNREKYLRKAAEQRENSIRIIDALEKERKRVSRDIHDGLGQLLTALKFNIQSINLLYLDKAQTKLDIVKEQIPDIIRETRRLSFNLAPGNLEDYGIASALKTLALEVKRHTGVNVEFHNKTDFTGRIDRNLEVNLYRISQEAINNAVKHANPKYISVSIEHSEDLLEVIVEDDGEGFEEKKFLRGGRKYAGTSGILNMKERISFFGGNFNMTSKPGKGTAVRITLPFKNMLSV
- a CDS encoding DUF4468 domain-containing protein yields the protein MFRFLFLLSNLLYFNTTSIGQENIFPFDDTGNILYYEVVETPDNNTEELTKKAKEFFKAWYDIKDKKLEKLISKKYSYLTFNEEEKVFESKQEYVIYPGRLLKHAKGAVSYKLVVELKDNKYRYYINNFVFHPYELNRYGKYVPASGKSVALNMITLKEELLKESDCLQLEEALQRNITMLEDFMSKSLLVADTTEKKSAPISSDW
- a CDS encoding porin, whose product is MKRLFLLTVGIVLFQLSYAQDEPAPVTISGSVDTYYKYDFSDHENIGTSFGEDQNSFSIGMANLIFSGETGKASFVADLSFGPRSAGSLPGGNSGAFDPSFNIQNLYVSYALTDKLSVTGGYMGTFVGYEVISPVGNFNYSTSYLFTNGPFQNAGLKFDYAFSDKVALMVGLFNDWNVYSDENDVADFGAQLYLSPVDGWDAYINMITGPESGTEFDITTTYQITDAFMLGLNAATYSAPDFESEGGDIDGGSFTGAALYAQYAFTDAFSLGLRGETFTDDNLGILSEGKAKVTAFTISGNIGSGPLKLIPELRFDSADQEVFLDADDAPTKTAVQFLVAAVFGF
- a CDS encoding ammonium transporter encodes the protein MENLFTGMLLNAVSVADTLMLAEATKTVADVSDTADASAVDMANQLSALSLTANNIWMMISTALVFIMHLGFAGVEAGFTQAKNTVNILFKNTLTPAIGLITYAFFGFNLMYPGFEAPGWLGFAGFGLPAPIVDGSLDLSYNTGYTYWTDFLFQGMFAATAATIVSGAVAERIKISGYFIFTVFFVGLVYPIVGSWKWGGGALDEMGFYDFAGSTLVHSVGGWGALAGIIVLGPRIGKYVDGKTNDFPGSSVPLAVIGVFLLWLGWFGFNGGSVLSADPAAVSLVLVTTSLAAAAGAVGGTIAGVIAFKRLDLGMALNGILAGLVGITAGADQMGFIDAIIIGLISGGLVVLSAVTLDKLKLDDCVGAVSVHLTCGIFGTLAVGMFGAMASFDQFLTQLISVLICGVAAFGSAFLIFFVIDKIMGLRVSPEHEKAGLDSHEHGIRGYTIIFDE